ACGAGCGCAAGGAAAACAATTACAAATTCGAAAGCTATTCGCTTAGAGCATATATTTGTTGTATTAACCTAAGCATAATGATCAGTTTAATTAAATTGTTTAAATACCTGGCAGAAACTGATGATGCAGAAGTATTGAAAGCTTATTATGAAAAATGTAATGATAATTTAAAAGAATTAAATAAACGAAGTAATTGGTTATCTCAATTTATTTTACTGCTATCAGTGCTTTGTTTATTTCCGAGAAACTTTACTACAATAAAGTTTCTTGATATTGATTTCGACTTCAATCTGATTCATCTCATAACTCCAACCTTATTGAGCTACCTTATATTTGAATGGTTGATGGTTGCCAGAAGACGTAGAGATTTAATTGTTACTATCCAACAGCTTACCTATAAAATTTTCAAGATCAATCCAGAGGAAGACGAAGCAATATTTCCTGCATTCAATCCAAACACCTTAAACATTATGCCTTTTTCCATTATGAATGAGGCTTCGAATATTGAACGTAAAAACAAATTTAATCTATATATCATACGAGCAGCTATCTTATGCATGCCGATGTTTTTGATAACCATTATAATTATATCCATTATTTCATCTATTAAATCATATCATTTAGAAGCCAGATTCATTTGGCCCACTACAATTGAAGACTTTATCGATACTATTAGTTTATACTTTTCAATTACTACCTGCCTTTTGTTTATAATTTGGATTGTCTATTATTATATAACCGAGTGCAAGCATCTTTCAGAAATTAAAAGATTAGCAAATCAACAAAACGCCCAAATAGATTAAAAAAAGTCCCCTCGCTTTTCATTTTCAACTTCGGACACACTTTGCCTGTAGTTTACCAGGAAAATCGCTTTTAGAGTACGTGGCTCTTACGGAGCCGGGAAATATCTATTTATTTGCTATAAACACGATACCCCGCTGGGGTGTTTTTATAACTCCGTTAGGAGTTTCGTGTTTATAGCAATATTTCAGGAACTATGAATGGCTCCATAGGAGCCTCGTGTAATCCAACTTGCTTTAAAAGCGATTCCCTGCGTAGTTTACAACTACAGCATGCACTATCCCCAATTAATCTTACCTTTGTACCCTTATTAGCGTTTTAAAGCATCAAACCATGCAGCAGCATCTTAAGCATCCCGTATTTTCTGTTATTTCCCGGTTGGCGGGCCAGCAAAATGTACAGGCTTATGCCATTGGTGGTTTTGTGCGCGATATTTTTTTAAACCGCCCCTCAAAGGATATTGATATCGTAGTCATCGGCAACGGCATCGATTTTGCCGAAACGGTAGCCAAAACGCTAAAGGTTAAACTTGCGGTGTATAAAAACTTCGGCACGGCATCGCTCAAATACCAGGACCTGGAAATTGAGTTTGTCGGCGCCCGCAAAGAATCGTACCGCCGCGACTCGCGCAAACCCATTGTGGAGAACGGAACCCTTGAAGACGATCAAAAACGCCGCGATTTCACCATCAACGCCCTGGCCATCTCTTTGCACCCCGATACCTATGGCCAACTGCTCGATCCGTTTAACGGCATCCAGGATCTGGAGAACAAACTGATCCGCACACCGCTCAACCCTAACGAAACGTTTTCGGATGATCCGTTGCGCATGATGCGGGCCATCAGGTTTGCTACCCAGCTCAATTTTAAAATTGATGATATAGCCGTAGAGGCTATCAAAACTACGGCCGACAGGATCAGCATTATCTCGCAGGAACGTATTACCGACGAGTTGAATAAAATCATCCTGTCGCCTGTGCCGTCCATCGGTTTTAATTATTTGTTTGATACCGGGCTTCTCCATAAAATCTTCCCGCAAATGGTTGCCCTTTACGGGGTTGATTATATTGATGGCAAAGGCCATAAAGATAACTTTTACCATACCCTGCAGGTGTTGGATAACATTTGCGAAACTACGCCCGATTTATGGTTGCGCTGGGCAGCCATTTTACATGACATCGCCAAGCCTGCCACCAAACGTTTTGAGCCCGGCCACGGCTTTACATTTCATGGCCATGAGGATAAAGGAGCCCGTATGGTGCCCAAAATTTTCGCGCAGCTAAAACTGCCGCTTAACGAAAAAATGAAGCAGGTGCAAAAGCTGGTGCAACTGCATTTGAGGCCTATTGTACTGGCGCAATCTATCGTTACCGATTCGGCCGTGAGACGTTTACTTTTTGAGGCAGGCGATGATATTGAGGGGCTGATGCTGTTGTGTAAAGCAGACATCACCACCAAAAACGAGTATAAGATCAAAAAGTATCGTAACAATTTTGAACTTGTTCAACAAAAATTAAAAGATGTTGAAGAGCGCGACAGCATCCGCAACTGGCAGCCGCCCGTTACAGGTAACGATATCATGACCATATTTGGCTTAAAGGAAGGCCGCGAGGTTGGCATTATTAAAAACCACATCCGCGAAGCCATACTGGAGGGCGATATACCTAACACCCGCGAAGCCGCGTTAAGCTTTACAATTGCCAAAGGTTTAGAAATTGGCTTAAAAGTTGTGGCTGACACAAATTAAATTAAAACACTATTTTTGTCCAAAATTTCTACAATAAACAATGGCACTATACAGGTTCAGGGTTACTTTTGAAGACTATGATGACGTTACGAGAGAGATTGACGTTAAATCGAACCAAACTTTCGAAGATCTTCACCGCGCAATTCATCAGTCAACCGGCTACAGCCCGGAATATTCTTCATCATTCTATATCAGCAATGATCAATGGACAAAAGGTGAAGAAATAACTTTTATGCCCAACCAAAGGCGCATTGACCGTGGGGTGGCCTTAATGGGCAAAGTAAAGCTATCAAGCTATATTGACGATCCTCACCAGAAATTCTATTACACTTTCAATTTTGATCGCCCGTTTGATTTTCATGTTGAATTATTGAAGATCATATTAGATGAAAAAGCAGGTACTACCTATCCTTTGGTTGTAAAATCGGTTGGCGAGGCACCAAAACAATTTGGTAATGTATTTAACCCAACCGTGTTGCCGCCAACTACCGAAGATTTCGACTTTTTGAACGAGATGGCATTCAACCCTGAAGATGCCGAAGATTTTTCGGAAGTTACCGATACCGACGAACTGCCGGGAGAAAAACCAAGTAGCGGCCACGATGATGAAGAGGAAGAAGACGATGAGTTCAGCAATGAATTCAGCGACGATGAAAACTACGATGAGGATGAAAGATCGCATCGTGGCGGCAGCAGCGATGACTATTAGTATCGACAATAAATAATAACACTTCGTCATTGCGAGTAAGTAAAAGCCGATGCCCCTGAATGAGTATATGACATTAGGCGGGATGGCATGCCACCCTTAGCAAATAAAAGCCCACGCCTCTGAAGGAGTATATGACATGAGGCGGGTGGGCCTGTCACTCTGAGCCTGTCGAAGAGTCGCGCGCAGAGGCCCTGCCCACCACACTTCGACAGGC
The sequence above is a segment of the Mucilaginibacter celer genome. Coding sequences within it:
- a CDS encoding CCA tRNA nucleotidyltransferase, yielding MQQHLKHPVFSVISRLAGQQNVQAYAIGGFVRDIFLNRPSKDIDIVVIGNGIDFAETVAKTLKVKLAVYKNFGTASLKYQDLEIEFVGARKESYRRDSRKPIVENGTLEDDQKRRDFTINALAISLHPDTYGQLLDPFNGIQDLENKLIRTPLNPNETFSDDPLRMMRAIRFATQLNFKIDDIAVEAIKTTADRISIISQERITDELNKIILSPVPSIGFNYLFDTGLLHKIFPQMVALYGVDYIDGKGHKDNFYHTLQVLDNICETTPDLWLRWAAILHDIAKPATKRFEPGHGFTFHGHEDKGARMVPKIFAQLKLPLNEKMKQVQKLVQLHLRPIVLAQSIVTDSAVRRLLFEAGDDIEGLMLLCKADITTKNEYKIKKYRNNFELVQQKLKDVEERDSIRNWQPPVTGNDIMTIFGLKEGREVGIIKNHIREAILEGDIPNTREAALSFTIAKGLEIGLKVVADTN
- a CDS encoding IS1096 element passenger TnpR family protein, with the translated sequence MALYRFRVTFEDYDDVTREIDVKSNQTFEDLHRAIHQSTGYSPEYSSSFYISNDQWTKGEEITFMPNQRRIDRGVALMGKVKLSSYIDDPHQKFYYTFNFDRPFDFHVELLKIILDEKAGTTYPLVVKSVGEAPKQFGNVFNPTVLPPTTEDFDFLNEMAFNPEDAEDFSEVTDTDELPGEKPSSGHDDEEEEDDEFSNEFSDDENYDEDERSHRGGSSDDY